A region from the Chanodichthys erythropterus isolate Z2021 chromosome 5, ASM2448905v1, whole genome shotgun sequence genome encodes:
- the gdf10a gene encoding growth/differentiation factor 10, with the protein MTFKCVFLTHLILLWVGSEPGASEAVWRSARDSTTDALVATDALSEHMFKLYEKYNIEPNRLKEGNTVRSFKAKPENVEQRASYWLNLTSLQGSEVILTSTFHFFFDKRPRQRSWFCKRFKNPSCRIPNFHLLPSVHLLFRSRSFSSAPGSLLGNITAVPHRRGTWQSKDVSVIIKEARDKNHLLITVEFDYGEQYQRYQDQLSPSSLPYLLVYANDLAISEPNSVAVSLQRYDPFIADQQPTQSPDSLPDIRVKRELETDFSDPIENNELPEVEYNSFKQHDMWESAYFALKPKPFKKERRRKGQEHADGFGKSQVLRFDEKTMKKARRRQWKEPRSCSRRYLKVDFADIGWNEWILSPKSFDAFYCAGTCEFPIPKVVRPSNHATIQSIVKAVGIIPGIPEPCCVPEKMKPLSVLFLDESKNIVLKIYPNMSVETCACR; encoded by the exons ATGACttttaaatgtgtctttttGACGCACCTGATACTGCTCTGGGTTGGATCCGAACCTGGCGCGTCTGAAGCTGTTTGGAGAAGTGCGCGCGACAGCACGACAGACGCGCTCGTGGCCACAGATGCGCTCTCGGAGCATATGTTTAAACTGTATGAGAAGTACAACATTGAACCTAACCGACTCAAAGAGGGAAATACTGTAAGAAGTTTTAAAGCAAAACCTG AGAATGTGGAGCAGAGGGCCTCGTACTGGCTGAATCTTACTTCTCTTCAGGGGTCCGAGGTGATTCTCACATCTACGTTTCACTTCTTTTTTGACAAGCGGCCACGCCAGAGGTCCTGGTTCTGCAAGCGCTTCAAGAACCCCTCTTGTCGCATCCCGAACTTCCATCTGCTACCTTCTGTCCATCTGCTTTTCCGGTCTCGCTCCTTCAGCTCAGCCCCTGGATCACTGCTCGGAAACATCACCGCAGTTCCTCACAGGCGTGGGACCTGGCAGAGCAAGGATGTGTCTGTCATTATAAAGGAGGCCCGAGATAAGAATCACCTTTTGATCACTGTGGAGTTTGACTATGGAGAGCAGTATCAAAGGTATCAGGACCAGCTTTCACCTTCCAGCCTTCCATACTTGCTGGTTTATGCTAATGACCTGGCCATTTCAGAGCCCAACAGTGTGGCTGTGAGCCTACAGAGATATGACCCTTTCATTGCAGACCAGCAGCCAACTCAATCTCCAGACTCCTTACCTGACATACGTGTGAAGCGGGAACTGGAAACGGACTTCTCTGATCCCATTGAGAACAACGAGCTCCCGGAGGTGGAGTACAACAGCTTCAAACAGCACGATATGTGGGAAAGTGCTTACTTTGCGCTCAAGCCAAAGCCTTTTAAAAAAGAACGTCGGAGGAAAGGCCAGGAGCACGCTGATGGATTCGGCAAGTCTCAGGTTCTCCGGTTTGATGAGAAAACCATGAAGAAGGCCCGGAGGAGACAGTGGAAAGAACCTCGCAGCTGTTCCAGGAGGTACCTGAAGGTGGACTTTGCAGATATCGGCTGGAACGAATGGATCTTGTCTCCCAAGTCTTTCGATGCCTTCTACTGTGCAGGAACGTGTGAATTCCCCATTCCAAAG GTGGTTCGCCCCTCCAACCACGCAACCATCCAGAGTATAGTCAAGGCCGTTGGGATAATTCCAGGTATCCCAGAGCCCTGCTGCGTCCCCGagaagatgaaaccactcagtGTACtatttctggatgagagcaaaAACATTGTATTGAAGATCTACCCCAACATGTCTGTGGAGACGTGCGCTTGTAGATAG